In Kineococcus sp. NBC_00420, a single genomic region encodes these proteins:
- a CDS encoding glutathione peroxidase: MTSPTSPFDTPLTSLTGGALDTAQFAGKAVLVVNVASRCGFTPQYEGLENLQKEYGDRGFTVLGVPCNQFKGQEPGSEEEIAEYCSATWGTTFPMTGKVEVNGPGRDALYTALVDTADAEGAAGDVAWNFEKFLVSPAGEVVGRFRSRTTPEDAALRSAVEAQLPA; this comes from the coding sequence ATGACCTCGCCGACCTCGCCCTTCGACACCCCCCTCACCTCGCTCACCGGTGGTGCGCTCGACACCGCCCAGTTCGCCGGCAAGGCCGTGCTCGTCGTGAACGTCGCCTCCCGCTGTGGTTTCACCCCGCAGTACGAGGGGCTGGAGAACCTCCAGAAGGAGTACGGCGACCGCGGGTTCACCGTGCTCGGGGTGCCCTGCAACCAGTTCAAGGGCCAGGAGCCCGGGTCGGAGGAGGAGATCGCGGAGTACTGCTCCGCGACCTGGGGCACGACCTTCCCGATGACCGGCAAGGTCGAGGTCAACGGCCCGGGCCGCGACGCGCTCTACACCGCGCTGGTCGACACCGCGGACGCCGAGGGTGCGGCCGGCGACGTGGCCTGGAACTTCGAGAAGTTCCTCGTCTCGCCCGCGGGTGAGGTCGTGGGTCGGTTCCGCTCGCGGACCACGCCGGAGGACGCCGCGCTGCGTTCCGCCGTCGAGGCCCAGCTCCCCGCCTGA
- a CDS encoding FAD-dependent oxidoreductase — MSPALSTVDVVVIGAGQGGLSAAFFLDRAGLDPGRGYVVLDADDEPGGAWRHRWSGLTMDRVNGVHDLPGFPLGAVDPTAPAREVVPAYFAEYELRLGQPVRRPVAVQEVRPAGARLVVDSTAGSFAARAVINATGTWTKPFWPTAPGRETFRGRQLHTADYPGPRDFLGQHVVVVGGGISAVQHLEDLSGLGIATTWVTRREPDFRDDFDVDARRAAVEVVAQRVAAGEPPGSVVSATGLLLTPEVAALRDRGVLKRHPMFARVLPDGVRWADGSEQAADVILWATGFRPAVDHLRPLKLREPGGGILVDGTRAVREPRLHLVGYGPSASTIGASRAAREAVREVLAGR; from the coding sequence ATGAGCCCCGCGCTGTCGACGGTCGACGTCGTCGTCATCGGTGCCGGACAGGGCGGTCTCTCGGCCGCCTTCTTCCTCGACCGGGCCGGGCTCGACCCGGGTCGCGGCTACGTCGTCCTCGACGCCGACGACGAACCGGGGGGCGCCTGGCGCCACCGCTGGTCCGGTCTGACGATGGACCGCGTCAACGGCGTCCACGACCTGCCGGGTTTCCCGCTGGGGGCCGTCGACCCGACCGCACCGGCCCGCGAGGTCGTCCCCGCCTACTTCGCCGAGTACGAGCTCCGGCTCGGGCAGCCGGTCCGTCGACCCGTCGCCGTGCAGGAGGTGCGACCGGCCGGGGCCCGCCTCGTCGTCGACTCCACGGCGGGCAGCTTCGCCGCCCGCGCGGTGATCAACGCCACCGGCACCTGGACGAAACCGTTCTGGCCCACCGCCCCCGGGCGCGAGACCTTCCGCGGCCGGCAGCTGCACACCGCCGACTACCCCGGCCCACGGGACTTCCTGGGGCAGCACGTCGTCGTCGTCGGCGGCGGGATCTCCGCCGTCCAGCACCTCGAGGACCTCTCCGGTCTGGGCATCGCCACGACCTGGGTCACCCGGCGCGAACCGGACTTCCGCGACGACTTCGACGTCGACGCCCGCCGGGCGGCCGTGGAGGTCGTGGCCCAGCGGGTGGCGGCGGGGGAGCCGCCCGGTTCGGTCGTCTCGGCGACCGGGTTGCTGCTCACCCCGGAGGTCGCGGCGCTGCGCGACCGCGGCGTCCTCAAGCGCCACCCCATGTTCGCCCGCGTCCTCCCCGACGGGGTCCGCTGGGCCGACGGCTCCGAGCAGGCCGCCGACGTCATCCTGTGGGCCACCGGGTTCCGGCCCGCGGTCGACCACCTGCGCCCCCTGAAGCTGCGGGAACCGGGCGGCGGGATCCTCGTCGACGGCACGCGCGCGGTCCGCGAACCGCGGCTGCACCTCGTCGGCTACGGACCCTCGGCCAGCACGATCGGTGCGAGCCGGGCGGCCCGCGAGGCCGTGCGCGAGGTCCTCGCCGGCCGGTGA
- a CDS encoding phosphoribosyltransferase codes for MTSDAPAREVLTWSTFGEAVRELASTIAADGDYRPEVILGIARGGLPLAAGLAYALEVKETATINVEFYTGVDSRLPEPVVLAPSVDLAELAGREVLVVDDVADTGRTLAVVVGMCADAGIRARSVVVYRKPTTRLAPEYSWRETDRWIDFPWSSEGPVPEVARRSASA; via the coding sequence GTGACGTCCGACGCCCCCGCCCGCGAAGTGCTCACCTGGTCGACCTTCGGGGAGGCCGTGCGGGAACTCGCCTCCACGATCGCCGCCGACGGGGACTACCGCCCCGAGGTGATCCTCGGGATCGCCCGCGGCGGGCTGCCGCTGGCCGCCGGGCTGGCGTACGCGCTGGAGGTCAAGGAGACCGCGACCATCAACGTCGAGTTCTACACCGGCGTCGACTCCCGCCTGCCCGAGCCGGTCGTGCTGGCGCCCTCCGTGGACCTGGCCGAACTGGCCGGCCGCGAGGTCCTCGTCGTCGACGACGTCGCCGACACCGGCCGGACCCTCGCCGTCGTGGTGGGGATGTGCGCCGACGCCGGGATCAGGGCCCGTTCCGTCGTCGTCTACCGCAAGCCCACCACCCGGCTGGCGCCGGAGTACTCCTGGCGCGAGACGGACCGGTGGATCGACTTCCCGTGGTCCTCGGAGGGGCCGGTCCCCGAGGTCGCGCGGCGGTCCGCGTCAGCCTGA
- the hrpB gene encoding ATP-dependent helicase HrpB, with translation MPPLVPSIPHHLLSALPVAAVLPDLIDALRSRGTAVLQAPPGTGKTTLVPLALADARPGKVVVAEPRRVAARAAAARMASLLGEPVGATVGYAVRGERKVSADTRVEVVTTGLLLRRMLHDPELPGVATVLLDEVHERQLDADLALAFALQARDLLREDLWLLAASATLDVPRLAALLDGPVVTATAPVHPLEVSWCPPPRPVRPPEGLRVDPALLDHVGGLVGRALERDGDVLVFLPGAGEIRAVTNRLQRSAFLTDVDLVELSGGRSGAEQDAALRPGPRRRVVLSTAVAESSLTVPGVRTVVDAGLARVPRIDHARGFGGLDTVRVSRASADQRAGRAAREAPGTVLRAWSAADHGLLLAHTPPEIATADLTGFALLTAGWGDTDGLSLLDPPPAGPLAAAREALDRLGALADGRITPSGRAMAEVGLHPRLARALLDGAGWVGPRTAAEVVALLSEDSLLRGGDDLVASWRAAEGDPVWRREVSRLRSSVPSMPTVPPASGRGGSAGLPRDLAAAVVVALAHPERVARQRTPDGVAYATTGGTGVEVAPGSGLRAAPWLAVAVADRAPGRAAARVRSAAPLTEDLARSVVGVEVRDEVVWRDGDVVARRVEGVGAVELAARPLPHPPAELVAAAVADGIRREGLRLLSFGAGAASLRSRVACCRAAQGGSWPDLGDEHLLATLDQWLGAQLTAVRSRRDLARIDVVAALRAQLPWPQAARLDELAPVDLPVPSGRSVRLDYTDPAAPVLALKLQEAFGWTATPRLVEGRVLVVLHLLSPAGRPLAVTADLESFWRNVYPAVRAENRARYAKHPWPEDPLTAVATARTKPRSG, from the coding sequence GTGCCACCCCTCGTCCCGTCGATCCCCCACCACCTGCTCTCGGCCCTGCCCGTCGCGGCGGTCCTGCCCGACCTGATCGACGCGCTGCGCTCCCGGGGGACCGCCGTCCTGCAGGCCCCGCCCGGCACGGGCAAGACGACGCTGGTGCCCCTCGCGCTGGCCGACGCGCGCCCCGGGAAGGTCGTCGTCGCCGAGCCCCGCCGGGTCGCCGCCCGCGCGGCCGCGGCCCGGATGGCCTCGCTGCTGGGCGAGCCGGTCGGGGCCACCGTGGGCTACGCGGTCCGCGGTGAGCGCAAGGTCTCCGCGGACACCCGCGTCGAGGTCGTCACCACGGGACTGCTGCTGCGGCGCATGCTGCACGACCCCGAACTGCCCGGTGTCGCCACCGTCCTGCTCGACGAGGTCCACGAACGGCAGCTCGACGCCGACCTCGCCCTCGCCTTCGCCCTGCAGGCCCGGGACCTGCTCCGCGAGGACCTCTGGCTGCTGGCTGCCTCGGCCACCCTCGACGTGCCGCGCCTGGCCGCACTGCTGGACGGCCCCGTCGTGACCGCGACCGCACCCGTCCACCCGCTCGAGGTGTCCTGGTGCCCGCCGCCGCGGCCGGTGCGACCGCCCGAGGGCCTGCGCGTCGACCCGGCGCTGCTCGACCACGTCGGCGGGCTCGTGGGACGGGCCCTGGAACGCGACGGCGACGTGCTGGTCTTCCTGCCGGGGGCCGGGGAGATCCGCGCGGTGACCAACCGGTTGCAGCGCAGCGCCTTCCTCACCGACGTCGACCTCGTCGAGCTCAGCGGCGGCCGCTCCGGGGCCGAGCAGGACGCCGCGCTCCGGCCCGGTCCCCGGCGTCGGGTCGTGCTCTCGACCGCCGTCGCCGAGTCGTCGCTGACCGTCCCGGGGGTCCGGACCGTCGTCGACGCGGGGCTCGCCCGCGTCCCGCGCATCGACCACGCCCGGGGCTTCGGCGGTCTCGACACGGTCCGGGTCTCGCGCGCCTCGGCCGACCAGCGGGCCGGTCGCGCAGCCCGCGAGGCCCCCGGGACGGTGCTCCGCGCCTGGTCCGCCGCCGATCACGGACTGCTGCTCGCCCACACCCCGCCGGAGATCGCGACCGCGGACCTCACCGGGTTCGCGCTGCTCACGGCGGGCTGGGGCGACACCGACGGGCTGTCCCTGCTCGACCCGCCGCCCGCCGGCCCGCTCGCGGCGGCCCGGGAGGCGCTGGACCGGCTGGGGGCGCTCGCGGACGGCCGGATCACCCCCTCGGGCCGGGCGATGGCCGAGGTCGGGCTGCACCCGCGGCTGGCCCGGGCCCTGCTCGACGGGGCCGGGTGGGTCGGGCCCCGGACGGCGGCCGAGGTCGTCGCGCTGCTCTCGGAGGACTCGCTGCTGCGCGGCGGTGACGACCTCGTGGCGTCGTGGCGGGCGGCGGAGGGGGACCCGGTGTGGCGGCGGGAGGTGTCCCGGCTGCGCTCCTCGGTGCCCTCGATGCCCACAGTGCCCCCGGCGTCCGGGCGCGGCGGTTCCGCCGGTCTGCCCCGCGACCTCGCGGCGGCGGTCGTCGTCGCCCTCGCCCACCCGGAACGCGTTGCCCGGCAACGCACCCCGGACGGTGTCGCGTACGCGACGACGGGCGGGACGGGGGTCGAGGTCGCCCCGGGCAGCGGGTTGCGCGCCGCCCCGTGGCTCGCGGTCGCCGTCGCCGACCGCGCCCCCGGGCGAGCCGCCGCCCGCGTCCGCTCGGCGGCGCCGCTGACTGAGGACCTCGCCCGTTCCGTCGTGGGGGTCGAGGTCCGTGACGAGGTCGTCTGGCGCGACGGGGACGTCGTGGCCCGCCGGGTCGAGGGGGTCGGGGCGGTGGAACTGGCCGCCCGGCCGCTGCCGCACCCCCCGGCCGAGCTCGTGGCCGCGGCCGTCGCCGACGGGATCCGCCGGGAGGGGCTGCGTCTGCTGTCCTTCGGGGCGGGGGCGGCGTCGTTGCGCTCCCGGGTGGCGTGCTGCCGCGCCGCGCAGGGCGGTTCCTGGCCCGACCTCGGCGACGAGCACCTGCTCGCCACCCTCGACCAGTGGCTCGGAGCCCAGCTGACGGCTGTGCGTTCGCGGCGCGACCTCGCCCGCATCGACGTCGTCGCGGCCCTGCGGGCGCAGCTGCCCTGGCCGCAGGCCGCCCGCCTCGACGAGCTCGCCCCGGTGGACCTGCCCGTGCCGAGCGGTCGCTCGGTGCGACTCGACTACACCGACCCGGCCGCCCCGGTGCTCGCCCTGAAGCTGCAGGAGGCCTTCGGGTGGACGGCGACCCCGCGCCTCGTCGAGGGCCGGGTGCTCGTGGTGCTGCACCTGCTCTCACCCGCCGGTCGGCCGCTGGCCGTCACCGCCGACCTGGAGTCGTTCTGGCGCAACGTCTACCCGGCGGTCCGGGCCGAGAACCGGGCCCGCTACGCCAAGCACCCCTGGCCGGAGGACCCGCTCACCGCCGTCGCGACCGCGCGGACGAAACCCCGCTCAGGCTGA
- a CDS encoding DEAD/DEAH box helicase, which yields MNSSASRGPRTSSSTPRTEGSVPPPRRRRRASGSGTATDQAAQQSRSRQNPNQSANPAPRQAPAERVPAQRPTSAEGFSDTAVEIVEDGRSFADLFVPQPLVDVLASTGVVSPFPIQTATLPDSMAGRDVLGRGRTGSGKTIAFALPLVTRLAASTRPRRSKRPRALVLVPTRELANQVSATVTPLAHALGLSTTVVFGGVGQNPQVNALRDGVDVLIACPGRLEDLIRQGHCQLDAVEVTVLDEADHMADLGFLPGVKRLLDATPVVGQRLLFSATLDNGIDVLVKRYLSEPVVHSVDPAVAPVSTMEHHVLEVAADGKNSLVRELAAGEGRTVLFTRTKHAAKKLAKQLTASGIPAVDLHGNLSQNARERNLGAFSDGSVKVLCATDIAARGIHVDDVSIVVHVDPPTEHKAYLHRSGRTARAGAGGLVVTVATPDQRGDVRTLARQAGISPQWTSVSAQHELVGRLVGPAAAHVDPADSPVPTAPAQPQAQRRAKTPTRQPAARRGAAPAAEATGAPRRRRRGGQGRGPATGGPAN from the coding sequence GTGAACTCGTCCGCGTCCCGCGGCCCCCGCACGTCCAGCTCCACCCCCCGCACCGAGGGTTCGGTGCCGCCGCCGCGCCGGCGTCGTCGCGCCAGCGGTTCGGGCACCGCGACCGACCAGGCCGCGCAGCAGTCCCGCAGCCGCCAGAACCCGAACCAGAGCGCGAACCCGGCCCCGCGCCAGGCACCCGCCGAGCGCGTCCCGGCCCAGCGTCCGACCAGCGCCGAAGGCTTCTCCGACACGGCCGTGGAGATCGTCGAGGACGGGCGCAGCTTCGCCGACCTCTTCGTCCCCCAGCCCCTCGTCGACGTCCTCGCGAGCACCGGCGTGGTCAGCCCGTTCCCGATCCAGACCGCGACGCTGCCCGACTCGATGGCCGGTCGCGACGTCCTCGGTCGCGGTCGCACCGGCAGCGGCAAGACCATCGCGTTCGCGCTGCCGCTGGTGACCCGTCTCGCCGCCTCGACCCGCCCGCGCCGCAGCAAGCGCCCGCGCGCGCTCGTCCTGGTCCCGACCCGCGAGCTCGCCAACCAGGTCTCGGCGACCGTGACGCCGCTGGCCCACGCCCTCGGCCTCAGCACCACCGTCGTCTTCGGCGGCGTCGGGCAGAACCCGCAGGTCAACGCGCTGCGCGACGGTGTCGACGTCCTCATCGCCTGCCCCGGCCGGCTCGAGGACCTCATCCGCCAGGGGCACTGCCAGCTCGACGCCGTCGAGGTCACCGTCCTGGACGAGGCCGACCACATGGCCGACCTGGGCTTCCTGCCCGGCGTGAAGCGCCTGCTCGACGCGACCCCCGTGGTCGGTCAGCGCCTGCTGTTCTCGGCGACGCTGGACAACGGCATCGACGTCCTGGTCAAGCGCTACCTCTCCGAGCCCGTCGTGCACTCCGTCGACCCGGCCGTCGCGCCGGTCTCGACCATGGAGCACCACGTCCTCGAGGTCGCCGCCGACGGGAAGAACTCCCTGGTGCGCGAACTGGCGGCGGGGGAGGGCCGCACGGTCCTCTTCACGCGGACGAAGCACGCGGCCAAGAAGCTCGCGAAGCAGCTGACCGCGAGCGGGATCCCCGCCGTGGACCTGCACGGGAACCTCAGCCAGAACGCCCGCGAGCGCAACCTCGGTGCGTTCTCCGACGGCTCGGTGAAGGTCCTCTGCGCCACCGACATCGCCGCCCGCGGCATCCACGTGGACGACGTCAGCATCGTCGTGCACGTCGACCCGCCGACCGAGCACAAGGCGTACCTGCACCGCTCCGGGCGCACCGCCCGCGCCGGTGCCGGTGGTCTCGTCGTGACCGTCGCGACGCCCGACCAGCGGGGTGACGTCCGGACCCTGGCCCGCCAGGCCGGCATCTCGCCGCAGTGGACGAGCGTCTCCGCGCAGCACGAGCTCGTCGGCCGTCTCGTCGGCCCGGCCGCGGCGCACGTCGACCCGGCGGACTCGCCGGTGCCGACCGCCCCGGCCCAGCCCCAGGCGCAGCGTCGGGCCAAGACCCCGACGCGCCAGCCCGCGGCCCGTCGGGGCGCGGCACCCGCCGCGGAGGCGACCGGGGCTCCCCGCCGTCGCCGTCGTGGTGGTCAGGGTCGCGGGCCCGCCACGGGCGGCCCGGCGAACTGA